The following proteins come from a genomic window of Gimesia chilikensis:
- a CDS encoding ATP-grasp domain-containing protein codes for MLSTVFVSEYLCSGGCPLAESEPSLLAEGTAMLEAVLSDLLQIPGIQVRTCVQPGLLTAPEFQQAEQEQRLYIQRVDQPETESEYFCQACQQADLVWVIAPEFDDLLLTRTRWAVETGACVLGPDPTTIQLTSDKWQLYQVLQKAGIPTIETALLSEAAELPTRFPCLVKHRWGAGGMGLLRFNQPEEWHNWFTGRQAGAADLIWQPWLEGKSLSAAALIQDARCELLPIGEQTLSWEPRFLYQGGRIPARLEPDARSAIQELISQTCDLLPGLAGYVGFDILLPDRTPLAPVLVEINPRLTTAYTGYRRLTPDNLAAWVTGFSAGASNLKWDLEQAVSFQPDGSFQRLA; via the coding sequence ATGTTATCGACCGTTTTTGTCTCCGAATATCTCTGTAGTGGTGGCTGCCCGCTGGCGGAATCTGAGCCCTCCCTGCTGGCTGAAGGGACGGCGATGCTGGAAGCGGTTTTGTCTGATCTGTTGCAGATTCCCGGTATTCAGGTCCGGACCTGCGTACAACCGGGCCTGCTGACGGCTCCGGAATTTCAGCAGGCGGAACAGGAGCAGCGACTTTACATCCAGCGCGTGGATCAACCTGAGACTGAATCGGAGTACTTTTGTCAGGCCTGTCAGCAGGCCGATCTGGTTTGGGTGATTGCCCCCGAATTTGATGATCTACTGTTAACGAGAACCCGCTGGGCGGTGGAAACCGGAGCCTGTGTGCTGGGGCCCGACCCAACTACGATTCAGTTGACCTCAGATAAGTGGCAGCTCTATCAGGTATTGCAGAAAGCGGGCATCCCCACAATTGAGACTGCATTGCTGAGTGAAGCAGCCGAGCTTCCCACCCGCTTTCCCTGTCTGGTCAAACATCGCTGGGGAGCAGGCGGCATGGGATTACTGCGATTCAACCAACCAGAAGAGTGGCACAACTGGTTTACTGGTAGACAGGCAGGCGCAGCTGACTTGATCTGGCAGCCCTGGCTGGAAGGAAAATCACTTTCTGCTGCGGCTCTGATTCAGGACGCGCGCTGTGAACTGTTACCGATCGGGGAACAGACTCTCTCTTGGGAACCTCGGTTTCTCTATCAGGGAGGCCGGATTCCCGCGCGACTGGAACCTGACGCCAGATCCGCGATTCAGGAGTTAATCTCTCAGACCTGTGATCTGCTCCCCGGACTTGCGGGATACGTGGGCTTTGATATTCTGTTGCCTGACCGGACACCACTTGCACCTGTGCTCGTGGAAATCAATCCGCGCCTGACGACCGCTTACACCGGTTATCGACGGTTAACTCCCGATAATCTGGCTGCATGGGTTACAGGTTTCTCCGCGGGAGCGTCCAACCTGAAGTGGGATCTAGAGCAAGCTGTGTCCTTCCAGCCTGATGGAAGTTTCCAACGGCTTGCGTAA
- a CDS encoding DUF11 domain-containing protein, which translates to MLTLSLTACTAFAPSQRASWKLTDPPPLDPQNQPLNSPQPATPNTQSRETQRIGPQQTIPQKQEPPAPPDNDMFAVPESIDRNQPPQPCDLPEEIPSRPRVETPQPQMRSKPETTPQRPSGPMMTPPAQVGPLEMTVDVIPKRQLGSGATFYLIVKNTSNQSVRNVILECEFDSALLFPGRREKKIGQRLGTLQPGESKEINLTLYSDALGNHCCRFRAIAEGEELVWKSVCVEYVKKQLELSVIGPSTRTIGSRAEYIIKLSNVNNVDLKNVLVSVSYDASLIPREASIGSERESGQLKWLLDTIRVGEGVQLQVEFDCEVAAEFACMRVNVSSPELPDEQASACLKVTPTQGVLDVHVRDTKDPIARGEETTYEVSIENRGLQPARGIQLQAKIPRMFRVVSVEAHQGNQKLNLRPEVNQNTLSVSPVQELPADAFLRYTIQVKAIGNGDGEFEVTITSADSEQLETRVSEITTVNR; encoded by the coding sequence GTGCTGACACTGTCACTGACAGCCTGCACCGCCTTTGCGCCCAGTCAGCGTGCGTCCTGGAAGCTGACCGATCCACCACCGCTGGATCCTCAAAATCAGCCACTCAACAGTCCCCAGCCCGCAACACCCAATACCCAGTCACGAGAAACGCAACGCATCGGTCCGCAGCAGACGATTCCCCAGAAACAGGAACCGCCTGCACCACCCGACAACGATATGTTTGCAGTCCCCGAATCGATTGACCGCAATCAGCCGCCACAACCTTGTGATCTGCCTGAAGAAATACCGTCCCGTCCGCGGGTGGAGACGCCTCAGCCCCAGATGCGTTCTAAACCCGAAACGACTCCCCAGCGTCCCTCCGGACCGATGATGACTCCGCCGGCACAGGTGGGGCCGTTGGAAATGACGGTTGATGTCATCCCCAAACGCCAACTGGGCAGCGGCGCCACGTTCTACCTGATCGTGAAAAATACCAGTAACCAGTCCGTACGGAATGTGATTCTGGAGTGCGAGTTCGATTCCGCCCTGCTCTTTCCGGGTCGCAGAGAAAAGAAAATCGGGCAACGACTGGGAACGCTGCAGCCGGGTGAGTCCAAAGAAATCAATCTGACACTTTACAGCGACGCTCTGGGCAACCACTGCTGTCGCTTCCGCGCGATCGCTGAAGGCGAAGAACTGGTCTGGAAATCGGTCTGCGTCGAGTACGTCAAGAAGCAGCTGGAACTGTCTGTGATTGGTCCCTCGACGCGCACCATAGGCAGTCGCGCTGAGTACATCATCAAGCTCTCTAACGTCAACAATGTCGACCTTAAGAACGTTCTGGTGTCGGTCTCCTATGATGCGTCACTGATCCCGCGAGAGGCGTCCATCGGTTCCGAACGCGAAAGTGGCCAGTTGAAATGGCTGCTGGATACGATTCGTGTGGGAGAGGGCGTTCAACTGCAGGTCGAATTTGATTGTGAAGTCGCCGCGGAGTTTGCCTGCATGCGTGTGAATGTCAGCAGTCCGGAACTTCCCGACGAGCAGGCATCGGCGTGTCTGAAAGTGACTCCCACACAGGGAGTACTGGACGTGCACGTTCGCGACACCAAAGATCCGATCGCCCGTGGTGAGGAGACGACTTATGAAGTCAGCATCGAAAACCGTGGTCTGCAGCCGGCGCGGGGCATACAGCTGCAGGCGAAAATCCCCCGCATGTTCCGCGTAGTCTCAGTCGAAGCACACCAGGGAAACCAGAAGTTGAATCTGCGACCGGAAGTGAATCAGAATACGTTAAGCGTCTCCCCTGTGCAGGAACTGCCTGCGGATGCGTTCCTGCGGTATACGATTCAGGTCAAAGCCATCGGAAACGGCGATGGCGAATTCGAAGTGACAATTACCAGCGCCGATTCCGAACAGCTGGAAACGCGCGTCAGCGAAATCACAACCGTCAACCGCTGA
- a CDS encoding Gfo/Idh/MocA family protein, with translation MKQSLATLATTGLVVNPALTSGAFAASTELIKVGLVGCGGRGTGAAAQTLRADPNVELVALADAFGDQLEQSYQNLKKTEVQDRVKVDAEHKFVGFDAYQKLIDSGVDLVLLATPPHFRPQHLKACIDAGKHVFCEKPVAVDAPGIRSVLETTKEAKRKNLTIVSGLCWRYETGMQQMVDKIHNGGIGDIISMQSIRYLGGVAKMAKRKPEWSDMEYQMRNWYYYTWLSGDFNTEQFVHELDKQSWVMGEYPVKCYSTGGRQTRTAPEYGHIYDHFSTVYEYANGTKFLASTRHQQGCSSMFVDTVSGTEGTATLMKYQIEGKNPWKGARRRTNMHQLEHNEMYKALRNGEVINNGEYMANSSMMGIIARMSAYTGKTLTWEQAMNSKEDLSPEKYDMAMSLPEPPVAHPGVTPFV, from the coding sequence ATGAAACAATCACTGGCCACGCTGGCGACAACCGGGCTGGTTGTGAACCCCGCATTGACCTCGGGCGCATTTGCGGCCAGTACCGAACTGATTAAAGTCGGTCTCGTCGGCTGTGGTGGTCGTGGAACAGGGGCAGCGGCTCAGACTCTGCGTGCCGATCCCAATGTGGAACTTGTGGCACTTGCAGATGCATTCGGCGATCAACTGGAACAGAGCTATCAGAACCTGAAGAAGACCGAAGTTCAGGATCGGGTCAAAGTTGATGCAGAACACAAGTTCGTCGGTTTCGACGCCTACCAGAAACTGATTGATTCCGGTGTGGACCTGGTGCTGCTGGCAACACCTCCCCACTTCCGCCCGCAACACTTGAAAGCCTGTATCGATGCCGGCAAACACGTCTTCTGTGAGAAACCGGTCGCCGTCGATGCTCCCGGTATCCGTTCCGTGCTCGAGACTACCAAGGAAGCCAAGCGGAAAAATCTGACCATCGTTTCCGGTCTGTGCTGGCGTTACGAAACCGGTATGCAGCAGATGGTCGATAAAATTCATAATGGCGGTATCGGAGACATTATCTCCATGCAGAGCATCCGCTACCTGGGCGGCGTTGCCAAAATGGCCAAGCGCAAACCCGAATGGTCCGACATGGAATACCAGATGCGGAACTGGTACTACTACACCTGGCTGTCCGGCGATTTCAACACCGAACAGTTCGTGCATGAACTGGATAAACAATCCTGGGTCATGGGCGAATATCCCGTCAAATGCTACAGCACAGGCGGTCGCCAGACACGGACCGCACCTGAGTATGGTCACATCTACGACCACTTCAGCACGGTTTACGAATACGCCAACGGCACCAAGTTCCTGGCTTCTACCCGGCATCAGCAGGGCTGTAGCTCCATGTTTGTAGATACCGTTTCCGGAACCGAAGGCACCGCGACACTGATGAAATACCAGATCGAAGGCAAGAACCCCTGGAAAGGGGCCCGCCGACGTACCAACATGCATCAGTTGGAACACAACGAAATGTACAAAGCCCTGCGGAATGGTGAAGTCATTAACAACGGTGAGTACATGGCTAACAGCTCCATGATGGGTATCATTGCCCGCATGTCAGCCTACACCGGCAAGACCCTCACCTGGGAACAGGCGATGAACTCCAAAGAAGACCTTTCGCCGGAGAAATACGATATGGCCATGTCACTGCCCGAGCCTCCCGTGGCTCACCCGGGTGTGACTCCATTCGTCTAA
- a CDS encoding sugar phosphate isomerase/epimerase family protein, producing the protein MSQSESGNVVPSNETTRRTFLQQTSATLLAGSVLQPLAGFAGEEKTSNKQARIKKAVKYQMITEKIPVMDKFKMLKDLGFDGTEIHFRTKVDPKEVRKAIDATGVQVHGFLNSSRDELKDSIDQAKYYGGTSVLVVAGRVDQDNPYDVVYKQQQAKLRKHLPYAEKQGIKLLVENVWNNFLLSPLEMARFIDELESPAAGVYFDVGNVVRFGWPDQWIRILGPRIVKLDIKEYSRAKQKDEGLWKGFQVEITEGDCNWPEVRQALKDIGYTQGWATAEVKGGDRQRLQDISERMDRALDLA; encoded by the coding sequence ATGTCGCAATCAGAATCCGGGAACGTGGTTCCCTCGAATGAAACAACACGCAGAACCTTTTTGCAGCAGACCTCTGCCACCCTGCTGGCCGGTTCCGTCTTGCAGCCGCTGGCCGGATTCGCTGGCGAAGAAAAGACCTCCAACAAACAGGCCCGCATCAAAAAAGCAGTCAAATATCAGATGATTACCGAGAAAATTCCGGTAATGGACAAGTTCAAAATGCTCAAGGACCTGGGTTTCGACGGGACTGAGATTCATTTCCGTACCAAGGTCGATCCTAAAGAAGTCCGTAAAGCAATCGACGCCACGGGAGTGCAGGTCCACGGCTTTCTGAACAGCAGCCGGGACGAACTCAAGGACTCGATCGATCAGGCCAAATACTACGGGGGCACCAGTGTGCTGGTGGTCGCAGGACGAGTCGACCAGGATAATCCCTACGATGTCGTCTACAAGCAGCAGCAGGCCAAGCTGAGGAAACATCTACCTTATGCAGAGAAGCAGGGCATTAAACTGCTGGTTGAAAATGTGTGGAATAACTTCCTGCTCAGTCCGCTGGAAATGGCCCGCTTCATTGATGAACTGGAGAGCCCGGCGGCGGGCGTGTATTTCGATGTCGGAAACGTAGTCCGCTTCGGCTGGCCCGATCAGTGGATTCGCATCCTGGGGCCGCGCATCGTCAAACTCGATATCAAAGAATACAGTCGCGCAAAACAGAAGGATGAGGGGCTCTGGAAAGGTTTTCAGGTCGAAATCACCGAGGGGGACTGTAACTGGCCCGAAGTCCGTCAGGCGCTTAAGGATATCGGCTATACACAGGGCTGGGCCACCGCGGAAGTCAAAGGCGGTGATCGCCAGAGATTACAGGATATTTCCGAACGCATGGATCGCGCTCTTGATCTTGCCTGA